One segment of Pseudomonas pohangensis DNA contains the following:
- a CDS encoding EAL domain-containing protein — protein MSLLKQLFLAICLLIVIAFTGSFITGVESSREQALSQLRSHAQDAATALGLSMSPHVDDPAMIELMVSSIFDSGYFQTIRVVNIADESIIVERQSDGLDKEQQVPDWFIRVVNLQPEWGDALLMRGWEQAARVEVLSDPQFLLAKLWDSSRASLMWLLLVGIFSALLGGWLLRTQLRPLDNMVDQAEAISRREFLSAQKVPKTPELRRVVQAMNLMVEKLKALFAEETARSEKLRVEAYQDRLTGLANHRLLDIRLSEQLMDSEHNAAGYLLFLRLADLAGLNQTLGGAKTDELIRNIATVIKQYLTKPHRFEWLGSRSRAGEFTIVAPGLTAEDADQLAVELVNTLENLALARESRMSPLAYIGIGAFNPGDQAKAVLDRADQALAQAQGTPGTTWARLDDSAARVDANAQDWRGWIDDALKQNKLKLYFQPVTECANDGKLLHHKVLARLIDPQGEAIAAGQFLPWIERLGWSARLDIAMLENCIKHLATHPQPLALSLSGQTLRDAESQARVLQILRNHPQKKPLLTLELDERALPPPAQLEQLSQSVRAAGYKLGLQHFGGDFNLISNLTYLGLAYLKVDGSYIRAIDQEADKRAFIEAIYRATNSIDMPLIAEMVETAEELAVLEEMGLAGAMGSLIGAPAPWKG, from the coding sequence ATGTCACTGCTCAAACAGCTGTTTCTGGCAATTTGCCTGCTCATCGTGATTGCTTTCACCGGCAGCTTCATTACCGGTGTCGAGAGTTCCCGCGAGCAAGCTCTCAGCCAGTTGCGCTCGCATGCACAGGACGCCGCCACTGCACTGGGCCTGTCCATGAGTCCGCATGTCGATGACCCGGCCATGATCGAACTGATGGTCAGCTCGATCTTCGACAGCGGCTATTTCCAGACCATCCGCGTAGTCAATATCGCCGACGAATCGATCATCGTCGAACGCCAGTCCGACGGCCTCGACAAGGAACAGCAAGTACCGGACTGGTTCATCCGCGTGGTCAATCTGCAGCCAGAATGGGGTGATGCCCTGCTCATGCGCGGCTGGGAGCAGGCCGCCCGGGTAGAGGTCCTCAGCGACCCGCAATTTCTGCTGGCCAAGCTGTGGGACAGCAGTCGGGCCAGTCTGATGTGGTTGTTGCTGGTCGGCATATTCAGCGCCCTGCTTGGTGGCTGGTTGCTGCGCACCCAGTTGCGGCCGCTGGACAACATGGTCGATCAGGCTGAAGCCATCAGCCGCCGCGAATTTCTTTCGGCGCAAAAAGTGCCCAAAACGCCGGAACTGCGCCGTGTGGTACAGGCCATGAACCTGATGGTGGAAAAACTCAAGGCGCTATTTGCCGAAGAAACAGCACGCAGCGAAAAACTCCGCGTGGAGGCCTATCAGGATCGGCTTACCGGGCTGGCCAACCACCGCCTGCTGGATATCCGTCTGAGCGAACAGTTGATGGATAGCGAACATAATGCTGCCGGCTATCTGCTGTTCCTGCGTCTGGCCGACCTTGCCGGGCTCAACCAGACACTGGGCGGCGCCAAGACCGATGAACTGATCAGGAATATCGCCACGGTCATCAAGCAGTACCTGACAAAACCCCATCGCTTCGAATGGCTGGGCTCGCGCAGTCGGGCCGGTGAATTCACCATAGTCGCGCCCGGCCTGACCGCGGAGGATGCCGACCAGCTGGCTGTGGAACTGGTCAACACCCTGGAAAACCTCGCACTGGCCAGGGAAAGCCGCATGTCGCCACTGGCATATATCGGCATCGGGGCTTTCAATCCCGGTGATCAGGCCAAAGCCGTGCTGGATCGGGCTGACCAGGCCCTCGCCCAGGCCCAGGGCACCCCTGGCACAACCTGGGCGCGTCTGGATGACAGCGCTGCCCGGGTTGATGCCAATGCCCAGGACTGGCGTGGCTGGATCGATGACGCGCTGAAGCAGAACAAACTCAAGCTGTACTTTCAGCCGGTCACGGAGTGCGCCAACGACGGCAAGCTGCTCCATCACAAAGTCCTCGCGCGGCTAATCGACCCGCAGGGCGAAGCCATCGCTGCCGGCCAGTTCCTGCCCTGGATCGAGCGCCTTGGCTGGTCAGCCCGGCTGGATATTGCGATGCTGGAAAACTGCATCAAGCACCTGGCCACACATCCGCAGCCACTGGCTTTGAGCCTTTCCGGACAAACCCTGCGCGATGCCGAAAGCCAGGCCAGAGTGCTGCAAATCCTGCGCAACCATCCACAGAAAAAACCGCTACTTACCCTCGAACTGGATGAGCGCGCCCTGCCGCCGCCAGCGCAACTGGAGCAACTCAGCCAGAGCGTTCGCGCAGCCGGCTACAAGCTGGGGCTGCAACACTTTGGCGGCGACTTCAACCTGATCAGCAACCTGACCTATCTTGGCCTGGCCTATCTCAAAGTCGATGGTAGTTACATTCGTGCCATCGACCAGGAAGCCGACAAGCGAGCCTTTATCGAAGCCATTTACCGGGCAACCAACAGCATAGACATGCCATTGATTGCCGAAATGGTGGAGACTGCGGAGGAGCTTGCTGTGCTTGAGGAGATGGGGTTAGCGGGAGCCATGGGAAGCCTGATTGGAGCGCCCGCTCCGTGGAAAGGATAG
- a CDS encoding transglutaminase-like cysteine peptidase — MWRKRTTADVHALWHKGRLPAVLAILLTLLAGISSLWADYNDWDFQLVLKNAEMKYGTLDILTRDKILGWEELIKQTEGLDDQQKLEAVNNFFNRQYRFVDDLSNWQQDDYWATPVEATIKGAADCEDYSIAKYFTLRRLGIPSSQLRITYVKALAYNQAHMVLTYYATPTADPLVLDNLIADIRPASQRRDLLPVYAFNAEGLYLPGKKSGDSKRLSRWQDVLKKMRAEGFAVGDG; from the coding sequence ATGTGGCGTAAGCGCACCACAGCAGATGTGCATGCTCTCTGGCACAAAGGCCGGTTGCCAGCGGTTCTGGCAATACTCCTGACATTGCTGGCCGGCATCAGCAGCCTGTGGGCCGACTACAACGATTGGGACTTCCAGCTGGTCCTGAAGAATGCAGAAATGAAGTACGGCACGCTGGACATCCTCACCCGCGACAAGATCCTTGGCTGGGAAGAACTGATCAAACAGACGGAAGGCCTTGATGACCAGCAAAAGCTCGAAGCGGTAAACAACTTCTTCAACCGCCAGTACCGCTTTGTCGATGATCTGAGCAACTGGCAGCAGGACGATTACTGGGCCACACCGGTTGAAGCCACCATCAAGGGCGCCGCCGACTGCGAAGATTATTCCATCGCCAAATACTTCACCTTGCGCCGCCTGGGCATACCCAGCTCGCAGTTGCGCATCACTTACGTCAAGGCACTCGCCTACAACCAGGCGCACATGGTGCTGACTTACTACGCCACCCCCACAGCCGACCCCCTGGTGCTGGACAACCTGATTGCCGATATCCGGCCTGCCTCACAGCGCCGCGATCTGTTGCCGGTCTACGCCTTCAATGCCGAAGGCCTTTACCTTCCGGGCAAGAAAAGCGGCGACAGCAAGCGGCTGTCGCGCTGGCAGGATGTGCTCAAGAAAATGCGTGCTGAAGGCTTCGCCGTAGGCGATGGTTAG
- a CDS encoding UPF0149 family protein — translation MSFAEQLTRLQGFLDADDLHEEALDYMATHGYLTALSICPEQVPSREWIDALFAEPPHYRSDAEREDIEATLQQLKEHIARHMAGDEEPEIPCDLDLGDDPDDSELRGWCIGFMEGVFLRESIWFENAEDEVSELLLPIMVGSGLFDDQPEFADIASDRDLTDSMIEQIPELLTAMFLLFNSPDEKPALLKPRHH, via the coding sequence ATGTCGTTTGCCGAACAGTTGACCCGCCTGCAAGGCTTTCTCGATGCTGACGACCTGCATGAGGAAGCCCTGGACTACATGGCCACCCATGGCTATCTGACAGCCTTGTCGATTTGCCCTGAACAGGTGCCTTCACGGGAGTGGATCGACGCCCTGTTTGCCGAGCCGCCGCACTATCGCAGTGATGCAGAGCGCGAAGATATTGAAGCCACCCTGCAGCAACTGAAGGAGCACATTGCCCGCCACATGGCCGGAGATGAAGAGCCGGAAATCCCCTGTGATCTGGATCTTGGCGATGATCCGGATGATTCCGAACTGCGCGGCTGGTGTATCGGCTTCATGGAAGGTGTGTTTCTGCGCGAGAGCATCTGGTTCGAGAATGCCGAAGACGAAGTCAGTGAGCTGCTGTTGCCGATCATGGTCGGCTCCGGACTGTTCGACGACCAACCCGAGTTTGCCGACATTGCCAGCGACCGCGATCTGACCGACAGCATGATCGAGCAGATTCCCGAGCTGTTGACCGCCATGTTCCTGCTGTTCAATTCACCGGATGAAAAACCGGCGCTGCTCAAGCCACGTCATCACTGA
- the greB gene encoding transcription elongation factor GreB — MSRYRPPRTAGTALITPEGEARLRAELHELWHVRRPQVTRSVSEAAAQGDRSENAEYTYGKKMLREIDSRVRFLSKRLENLKVVDQPPSDANKVYFGAWVTLEDEAGEQQLYRIVGPDELDLKQGLISIDSPLARALLGKLLDAEIRVQTPTGEKCWYLVAIEYR, encoded by the coding sequence ATGAGCCGTTATCGCCCGCCACGCACAGCCGGCACTGCCTTGATCACGCCGGAAGGTGAAGCCCGCCTGCGTGCCGAGCTGCATGAACTCTGGCATGTGCGCCGGCCACAGGTCACCCGCTCGGTTAGTGAGGCGGCGGCTCAGGGTGATCGTTCGGAGAACGCCGAGTACACCTACGGCAAGAAAATGCTGCGCGAGATAGACAGCCGCGTGCGCTTTCTCAGCAAACGCCTGGAAAACCTCAAGGTCGTCGATCAGCCTCCTTCGGATGCCAACAAGGTGTATTTCGGTGCCTGGGTGACGCTGGAAGACGAAGCTGGCGAGCAGCAGCTCTACCGCATTGTCGGCCCGGATGAGCTGGATCTGAAACAGGGGCTGATCAGCATCGATTCACCGCTGGCCCGGGCCCTGCTCGGCAAGCTGCTCGACGCGGAAATCCGCGTACAGACACCCACCGGCGAAAAATGCTGGTATCTGGTGGCCATCGAATACCGCTGA